CATACGGGCAGAACTTGGCGGATAACGGCATCACCCGGTCGGTCAAAATCCGGGAATTGGAATTTGATGGACAGGGCAAGTTGTCGGAAGGCTGTATGTTGATTTTGGAAGTGGAGCAGCAGGAAGGGGGCAAGCAGTTTACGCTTTCGCCCGTGCCGCTAAACGAGATCATTCATTTTATGCGGGACACTTGGCGGTATTGCTGATGCAAAAGGACGGATTGAAAACCCGTCCTTTTGTTTTGCCGACTGTTTTTCAGGCAGCCTGCACCATTCAAGGCTACCTGAAAATTCATTTCTAAAAATAAAAGCTCATTCATTCAATGCCGCCAATCTCGCCCGAATTTTTGCAGCTGCATCTTCCGTACTGTTACCAACGATAACGTTTTGCTTGTCGTCGAAATACTGCACGGCTGGGAGGTCGCGCAGGAAGCTGTCAATATCCTGTGCGGTCAGGAAACGGCCGTGCATATCCCAGCCGACATTGAGGGCACGCCCTTTGACGGCGGCCATGCGGTCGTGCAGATGGCCGTAGAGGTGGTATAGGCCGTGGTGGATGCCGTCCCATTCGTATAAGGGATAGTGGCACAAAATCGCGGTATTGCCGATTTCGGGCAGTTTGAGCCGCAGGTAATGGCTGGCGGACGAGAGCAACGGATGGCCGTCGGCTTTGCGCGTGTTGAGGAAATGTGCTTCGTTTTGCCGAATCAGGTAGTCGTGGTTGCCGTAAATCAAATGGTGTTGCCCGTTAAGCCGTTGCAGCACGGCTTCGATGTGTGCGGGCTTTTTGGCAAAGCAGACATCGCCGAGGTTGTACACAGTGTCTTGCGGGGTAACGACGCGGTTCCAGCAGTCGATCAGGTATTCGTTCAACTCGTCGGCGTTATCGCTTTGCAGGCGAAATTGCGGGCAGTATCGGGCGATGTTGGGATGGGAGAAGTGCCAGTCGGCTGTGAAATAGGTTTGAGGCATGGGATACTCGGTTTCTGGTCATCTGACAATGAAAAATAAGGTGCAGGCTGCTTTAGAGGTCGTCTGAAACGGAGTTGGGGCGATAAAAAGCAGCCTGCACTTTTTTTGCCCGCCTATCTGCCGGTCAATACCAACCGTTGGCAGAAGGCTTCCCAATCGGCAAGGTTCACGGCATGTGAGCCGTCTGCTAACGGATGTATATCGGAAACGCAGGCAGTGTGCCAATAGGCGTAAAACGGCAGTTTGGCGATGTCGGCTTCCGATACGGCAGGGGCATTGTCTTGTCCTAGTGTATGCACAATCGGCAGGCCAAAATAGCTATATTGGCCGTTTGCAGCTTGTTTACTGGTATGGCCGGTTTGGCCGCGGTGTTTACCGGTACGGACAAACAGGCGGCAGAATGCGTTCCAATCGTGCAAGAAAATGGCGGCTTGTCCGTCTATCAGGCTTTGGGCGGAACCGATGCTGCTGTCCCGCCAAAACGGGTAGAACGGTAATGCAGCGATGTGATGTTCCATGACGACCGGAAAATCTCTCTGCCCTACCGGCCGCATCACCGGAACGCCGAAACAGGCGGTTTCAGGCAAGGCATGTGCAGGCTGCATGAAGGCGTTTTGCAGGATAACGGCCGCTTCGGCAGGGTCGATACCCAAACTGTCTATGGCAGGCTGCACGGTTGCGGGCAGGTCGCAAAAGCAGCCTGCACCTTCCGGCAGGAAGTACACCGAGTTGTGCGTATGGACCAGCGGTGCCGCCCATCGGGTAACGGGCGAGGTGCGGATTCGGCTGCCTGCGGCAAAGTGCCTCGACCCATCTTGGGCGACCGTGCCGTACACCACGGCATACTCGGATTCACCGGGCGTGTGGTAGCGCGTGAAGGTCCAGTCGGTGAGCTTGCAGGAGATAAGGGCGCCGTCGTGGAAATGTTCGGATGGGATGGGGTTGGCGGGGGTGTTGGGCATGGTTCATTCCTTGAAGGGCGGTTTCAGGTAGCCTCAAACATAGGCCGCAGGCACGGCAACCAAATTCTCCGCCAACCAGATTTTTTGCGGGTACTGGTTGATGATCGTGCCGTGGGCGATGCCCAATTCGTTTGCCGGCAGCGTGTTGCGCAGCAGGTTGAAAGCGGCGGCCATTTTTTTATTGGGATTGGCGGTGGCTTTGATTTCAACGGGGTACAGCATCTGCTGGTGTTCGATCAGTAGGTCGATTTCTTTTTGATTGGTGTCGCGGTAAAAATAAATCGGCGGTTCTTGGCCTTGGTTGTGGAAGGATTTGATGATTTCGCCCACGACAAAAGTTTCAAAAAACTGCCCGCTCTTGGCTCCGTTTTGAATGGTTTCCGGCGTCAGCCATTTGGTCAGGTAGGCCATCAGGCCGGTGTTCAGCATATAGACTTTCGGGGTTTTGATGGCGCGTTTAAGGTGGTTGTTGCCATAGGGTTGCAGCAGATAGACGATGCCCGATGTTTGCAGCACGGTGAGCCAACGCTTGACGGTATCCACCGATACACCGATTTCCTGGGCCACGCTGCTGTAATTCAATAAATCCCCGCTGCGGGCGGCAATAGCAATCATGAACCGAGTGAAATCGCCGCTGCTGCCTACATTGACCAATTGGCGCACGTCGCGTTCGATATAGGTGGCGACATACGAGGCATAGTAAACCTGCCAGTTGGTTGCGGGTTGCTCGTATAAGCGCGGCATATCGCCGCGGTGGATAATCTGCCAGATATTTTCGTGTTCGGGCAAACTGAATACCGGTTTCCGGTCAGCCAAATAGCCTTCGTCCGGCACAAAGGCCGTCTGAAAATCATCGCCGCGCATTTCGCGCCACGACAATCCGTTTAATTTCAATACCGCAATGCGCCCGGCCAGACTTTCGCTGACATTTTGCATCAACTCAAAAGCCTGAGAACCGGACAGCAGGTACAGGCCGTTCTGCTTGCGCCGGTCTATATCCATTTTCAGCAGGGGGAACAGCTCGGGGGCATATTGGACTTCGTCCACAATCAGCGGCGGCGTGTGGTTCAATAAAAACAGTTGCGGCTCGTTTTTGGCTTGGTCGAGCAGCAAGGGATCGTCTAAGGTAAGGTATCCGTATTCGGGCGCAATGTGCTGAAGCAGCGTAGATTTACCGACCTGCCGCGCACCAGTCAGCAATACGGCGGGAAATTGGGCGGACAGCTTTTGCAGGACGGATTGCAGGTGACGTGGGTAATACATAACAAAATCCAGTTTAACTTAAGACAGAATCTTAATTTAAACTGTATTTTTGCGCAATACGTCTTATTTTGTATGGTAATGATGCCGTAGGCCACACCGCGAAACAGCCGCTATATACACTCCTTGTTATACTGGCGTACATATTCCTCGGGCGTGATGCGCCGCTCATTCTGGCTGTTAGGCAGGTAATCAACAATAGAGACCGGGCTAGATAACACGGTAGATTCTCCGGCGGTACAAAAGATGCGTGAAGAGTTAACAGCATTAAGCGATCAGCGAGCATAACAGGAAGTAGCTGATGATGCTTACAGATACGCTAACCCGACTAAAAAAAGAACCACTCTTTCCAGTTAGGCAAGCTGACCGACAAAGGCACATCCGAACCACTGCTGAAACCAGAACATGCTCTTTCGCAGCTGCAGAGGGTTTTTGACGGGGTTCAGATGGCACTAAGGGGGGTGAGCTCATGGAGCACAGTACGCAGGCCTCCCTACTTCAAGTACGCTCAACAGAACAGCAACGGATACTGTGTTCTACCCGTAGTGATATCAATGCGCTCATGAAGGAGGTGCAAGGCATCAAACATCCTTTCCATAATCTATCTACATTCAACCAGAGATATTCAGCCCCGCCCTTCTAAAACATCATCGGTATCCTAGAATCCCAACTACAATCCTGATAATTATTGGTGGAACCAATATTAACCAAATCGCCAGCCAATAAACAAGCCACCCTGATTGGGTGGCCTTTTTATTATTGGGTGGACAGATACATCTCGCGAATCTGCTCTTGGGTTGGTTTGGTTAACCCCATTGGTCATTGGTACAGCGTAGGATGAATTTATTGCTTCGGCAGACATAACTAACGCTCCATCCGCCAGTTTGCATACATCTCCATATTGGCATACTCGACTATTTCCCTTTTTGTCATCAACCCACCTACCAACCCGAAGGCTGTCGAGCCGAACCCGATAACATAAAATCAGCTTCGCCCTCGTTCGGTTGACGACCGAACTCGGAGTATGCCGACGGGCGTCTTACCGAATTCCGTCTCGACAATCCGATGACCATCGTGTCAAACCCTATGGGGAAAGTCAGCCAAAATTTCCAAAATCACCGATGTATATATACTATATATGATATATATATTCTTATAATAGGTACTTATATAGTATATATAAATATAAGTATGCGCTTTAAACAAAAAAAGCAATCTCTAGGACGTATCATAGCTCCACTTTTCCCAAATCTATAATTTCAAAAAATTCGGGAGGCAAAACAATAAAAGTTTTACCTCCCAAGAAAAATTTTTCCGAAATCTTCATATATCGCTCATATTTTTCAGAGTCTCTTCCTCCAATGATAAATAATTCTTTGCAGACCAGTCCTTCATCTTTTTATTTTTATGCAGACCGTAGTAGAACACTTCGTGAAAAAAATAAATGTGGCCCAAACTTGAGTAAAAATTTTTCCAACACGAACCCTAGTACACCGGCCTGGCAAACCATGGCTGGAATTTTTCTGTACCGGCTACCAAGTTTTGTTTACCTTGCTACTTTTTCTCTTCAAATGACAGCAATCGAACAAAGCTTTGGTACGTTGCACCGTAAATTCCGCTATGCCCGGGCAGCCTATTTTGGTCTGATTAAAGTGAGTGCGCAAAGCCATCTGAAGGTGATGTGTTTGAACCTGTTGAAAGCCGCCAACAGGCTAAGTGTGCCTGTTGCCGCCTAAAAGGCGGTCCGGATGCCTTATTATGAGGTATCCGGGGAGGATTAAGGGGGTATTTGGGTAAAATTAGGAGTGATTTGGGGCGAAAACAGCCGAAAACCTGTGTTTGGGTTTCAGCTGTCGGGGGAAGTGCTTTTTTGCAAAGGTCTCGGCCAAAGTCAGCACGCCGGCGGCAATCAGCCCAATGCCCAGCCATTCCTGGGAAGACGGCCATTCCTTCAACACCACTGCGAATAACGCCACCAGCACGATACTGAATTTATCCACAGGTGCGACCTTTGAGGCCTCGCCCATCTGCAAGGCCTTAAAATAAGCCAGCCAAGATGCGCCTGTGGCCAAACCCGACAATATCAGGAACGTCCGATTGCGCGCGGAAAAATCGGTCACGCCCTGCCATTTGCCCGCATAACTCAAAAATGCCGCCAAGGCAGCCAAAATAACCAATGTGCGGATAAAGGTGGCAAAATCCGAATCGATGTCCTGCAAGCCGGCTTTGGCAAAAACAGCCGTCAAAGCGGCAAAGAAAGCAGAAGCCAATGCCCAATAAAACCAAGTATTTTCCATTTTACCGCCTTCTAATTTCAAATATTTAAACAAAAATCAAGGATTCCTATGCAAGACAACGGCTTCTCTTATGCCCAGCAACGGCATGCGCTGTTTTGGCTGGTATTGTTCCATATGCTCATTATTGCCTCAAGCAATTATTTGGTGCAATTCCCCTTCACCGTAACCCTGCCCAACGGATTTGAAGTACATTCCACTTGGGGCGCGCTGACCTTTCCGTTTATCTTTTTGGCTACCGATTTGACCGTTCGGATTTTCGGGCAGCGGCTGGCGCGGAGGATAGTATTTTTCGTCATGTTTCCCGCTCTGGCGCTGTCTTACGCATTATCCGTCTTGTTCCAAAACGGCACATGGGTCGGTTTTGCCTCTTTGGCCGTATTCATACCGTCTGTGTTCCGTATCGCCGTCGCCAGTTTTTCGGCTTATGCGGTCGGACAGATATTGGATATTTTCGTGTTCAACCGGCTGCGCCGCCTGAAATCGTGGTGGATTGCCCCTTTTTCATCAATGTTTGCTGGCAATGCAATCGACACTTTACTTTTTTTCGGCATAGCCTTTGCCGGCAGCGGCGACAAATTTATGGCTGCCAATTGGCCGCATATCGCCTTTGTTGATTATCTGTTCAAACTGGCTGTTTGCACCCTGTTTTTCCTGCCCGCCTATGGGGTATTGTTGAAAATTCTAACCGGCAGACTAACCACATTGCCGGAGGAAGACATAAGGCAGACCGCCGCCCTTGCAGAAGAACATTTGTGAAGGGGCGGGTGTTTCTGACGGGATGGATAAAGGGGTTGGTCAGGCTTTGCCGATTTCGGCCTGCCAAACTTCCAACACACAATCCAGCAGCAACAATAGGGCGTGGTCGGTGCCATATTCGTCCAGATAAACGAAATGCAGCGGCAGGCTTTGTTCGAATTCGTCTATCAGGGCGACGGGTTTGCCTTGTGTGCGGGCGGCTTTGGCGGTATGTTTGGGCACCATGGCCAGTCCCGCACCATCGGCGACCAAGTCGATAATGGTTTGAGGATAATCGCAGATGATCTGCTTTTTGGGCGACAGCTTGTGGCGGTGCCAGAACTGCTGTAGGTTTTTGTGGCTGCCGGATATGCCGGACATCTCTATCCAAGTGTAGTCATTCAGGCTTTTGGGCAAACCGCGCCGCAACTTATCTTCTTCCCCATCCGGGCAAATCAAGGCGTAGGCGATGTTTTGCAGGAAACGGCATTGCAGGCTGCGTCCTTCTATGTTGCCGAGGAAAAAACCGCCGTGCAGCCGCTTTGCGGTCAGGCGTTCCAAAATTTCGCCGCTCATACCGTATTGGATGTGAAGTTGCACATCGGGACTGCGCTGTTGGATCAGGCGGGTCAGTTCGGTTACCTTGTGTGATGCTATGGGGTGGATCAGGCCGAGCTGCGCATGGGAGACGAAGTGTTCCGACAGCGTTTCGGCAAACTTTTCCAAACGGTGCTTGTGCTGCATCAGGGCTTCGGCTTCGGGCAGCAGCACTTCGCCTGCGCGAGTAAGCTGCATACCGTTGCTGGTGCGGATGAAAAGCGGCGTACCGACGTCGCTTTCTATGGCCTTGATTTGGGCGGAAACGGCCGGTTGCGACAAAAACAGCCTTTCGGCGGCCTGTGTCAGATTTTGCGTATGCGCCACAGTGATAAAGGCGCGCAATTGATTGATATCCATATATTCTTCTTTTTTCTACAGATAGAGGGCAGCGTTCTGTCTGTTTTGCCCATGTTTATCTGTGCATTTGTTTGAATTTTCTTATTTAAAATCAATTAACTACTCAAAAACCGAATTACTTCGGCCTTATTAGGTATCAACCTTTTTCATAATCCTTATCCAAATTTGCAATTACCGCGCCAAAAATATCGTTTTTAAAATTTTTTCTTTTATATTCATTAAATTGAATCAAGCCATAGGTAGTCCGGATAGGCTTAATCAGAATTTGCGATTGGCATCGGGTGCGGCTTGGACATTTAATATCTCGGCGGGCTGCCGCTTCGCAATTAAATAACCCCTACATAAGGAGCAAACCGATGGGCAAATCATCTACGGAAGAGGCCAGATTAACGGCTGAAATCCTGAATAATCCGAAATTCCAAAAAATGGCGCGGCAGAAGTCGTTGCTGGGCTGGTCGTTTTCGGCAGTAATGTTTTCCGTTTACACGGCCTTCATCTGGATCATCGGCACGCGCCCCGACCTTTTGGGACGCAAAGTTTCCGAAGGAGGCGTTACCACTTGGGGCATCTACGCCGGCATCGCCGTTATTGTATTTTCCTTCCTTATTACACTGGCGTATGTGTGGTTGGCCAACGGCTATTTCGAAAAAACCACGCGGGAGGTGGTACGTGAAGTTCAGGGGGAGGCATCCTGTACTAACGTACAGGAACATGCATAAGGCACAGCTTCATGTACCTGTCCGATTGGAAAGGGATAACGCCTGTTGTTACAAAAAATCCAGATTCTACTGCCCCAAAGGGCTCAGTTTCAACCATTAAGGAAATTCCGATGAAAAAAATATACATAAAAACAATATTATATTTCATTTCGCCGATATTTGCGAATGCGGCGTATGCGGACGCGCTGACGGGCGACGTGCAGCGGCAGGCGACCAATTGGACGGCCATCGTGATGTTTTTCGTCTTTGTCGGCAGCACGCTGCTGATTACCAAGTGGGCGGCACGGCAAAACCGTTCGGCCAAGGATTTCTATACGGGCGGCGGCGGGATTTCCGGCACGCAGAACGGGCTGGCGATTGCGGGCGACTATATGTCCGCCGCGTCTTTTCTCGGCATTTCGGCAATGGTGTTTACCAGCGGCTACGACGGGCTGATTTATTCCACGGGCTTTTTGGTCGGCTGGCCTGTTGTGCTGTTTTTGGTGGCTGAGCGGCTGCGTAATCTGGGACGGTACACGTTTTCGGATGTGGCCGCCTACCGCCTGAAACAAACGCCGGTGAGGGTGTTTTCTGCCGCAGGTTCGCTTTTGGTGGTGATTCTTTATTTAATCGCGCAGGTGGTGGGTGCGGGCAAGCTGATTCAGCTTTTGTTCGGCATGAGCTACCTTTCCGCCGTGATACTGGTGGGCGTGCTGATGGTGGCCTATGTACTGTTCGGCGGGATGCTGGCAACGACATGGGTTCAGATGATTAAGGCGGTGTTGCTGCTGGGCGGGGCGACGCTGATGGCGTTTTTTGTGTTGCAACATGCGGGGTTCAATCTGGAAACCATGTTCGGCCAAGCCGTATCGGCGCATGAAAAGGGCGAGGCAATCATGTCGCCCGGCGGGCTGGTCAAAAACCCGGTGGACGCGCTGTCGCTCGGTTTCGCACTGATGTTCGGCACGGCCGGGCTGCCGCACATTCTGATGCGCTTTTTCACCGTGCCTGATGCGCGAGAAGCACGCAAGTCGGTGGTGGTGGCTACGGGGCTTATCGGTTATTTCTACCTGCTGACGATTATCATCGGCTTTGGCGCGATTATTTTCCTGAGCCGCGATAACCTGCAGTTTTTCACGCAGGTTGTCAAAGAAGGCAAAAGCGTGTACGAAATGGTGGGCGGCACAAATATGGCGGCGGTGCACTTGGCGGGAGCCACGGGTGGCGATTTGCTGCTGGGCTTCATTTCGGCCGTCGCCTTTGCCACAATTTTGGCGGTGGTGGCGGGGCTGACGCTTTCGGGCGCATCGGCTGTAAGCCATGATCTGTATGCTTCAGTCATCCGCAAAGGTAAGGCCACGCAGCACGAGGAGATGCGGGTTTCCAAGGCGGCCACGCTGACTTTGGGCATCGTGGCTATTTTGTTCGGGGCAGCCTTTGAGAATCAGAATGTTGCCTTTATGGTCGGGTTGGCTTTCGCGTTGGCGGCATCGGCCAATTTCCCCGTGCTGATGCTCAGTATGTTTTGGAAGGGACTGACCACGCGCGGGGCGATTGCGGGCGGTTTCGCGGGGCTGCTCGGCGCCTTGGTGCTGATTTTGCTGGGCCCGACCGTGTGGGTGAGTGTGCTGCATCACGACAAACCCGTCTTCCCCTACGGTAATCCCGCGCTGTTTACCATCCCGCTGGCCTTTATCGTGGCCTGGCTGGTGTCGCTGGCCGACAAATCGGAACAGGCCGGCTGCGACAAGGCGGGTTTTAACGCTCAGTATGTCCGTTCGATGACGGGTATGGGCGCAGCCGAAGCAAGCGATCATTGATTTCCGTTTTTGCAGGCTGTTTTTTCAGACGGCCTGTATCGGTTTTTCATCTTGTTGTTTGACCTATGTCGGTTTTTGGCTGTATTAATGATATAGAGACCTTTGCAAAATTCCTTTTCCCCCAACAGCCAAAACCCAAACACAGGTTTTCGGCTGTTTTCGCCCCAAATCACTCCTAATTTTACCCAAATACCCCCTTAATCCTCCCCGGATACCTCATACATAAGGCATCCGGGCCGCCTTTTAGGCGGCAACAGGCACACTTAGCCTGTTGGCCGCTTTCAACAGGTTTAAACACATCGCCTTCAGATGGCTTTGCGCACTCACTTTGAGCAGACCAAAATAGGCTGCCCGGGCGTAGCGGAATTTACGGTGCAGCGTACCGAAGCTTTGTTCGACCACATAACGGGTCTTCGACAAATATCGGTTGCGTTTGGTTTGCACTTCCGTCAGCGGACGATTGCGGCAGGCTTTGCGCATAATGCCGTCTGACAACTGATGCTCTTTCAGATGTTGCCGGTTTTCCTTACTGTCGTAGCCTTTGTCGGCATAGACGGTCGTACCTTCGGCAATGCCTTCCAACAAAGGGGACAGATGGTTGCACTCATGGGTATTGGCAGGAGTGATGTGCAGTTTCTCGATATAGCCTTCCTCATCGGTACGGGTATGTTGTTTGTAACCGAGTTTGTAGAGGCCGTTTTTCTTTGTCCGGCGGGCATCGCTGTCTTTACTCGGTGTGGTTTGTCCGCTGACTTGTCCTTCTTCATCAACTTCTATGGCCTGACGCTGTTTGCTGCCGGCGGTCTGAATAATGGTGGCGTCAACGACGGCGGCGGATGCCTTCTCTACTTTTAGGTTTTTTTCGGCCAGTTGGCAGTTAATTAGTTTGAGCAATTCGGACAGGGTGTCGTCTTGCGCCAGCCAGTTGCGGTAGCGGCATAAGGTGCTGTAATCGGGGATGTTCAGTTCGTCAAAACGGCAAAACAGGTTGAAATCGATGCGGGTGATGAGGCTGTGTTCGAGTTCGGGATCGGAGAGGCTGTGCCATTGTCCGAGCAGGACGGCTTTGAACATGGACAACAGGGGATAGGCAGGACGCCCTCGGTGGTCTCTAAGGTAACGGGTTCTTTGACGATTCAGGTATTGTTCGATCGGCTGCCAATCAATCACCTGATCCAACTTCAATAGCGGGAAGCGGTCGATGTGTTTGGCAATCATGGCTTGTGCGGTTTGTTGGAAGAAGGTGCTCATGGGAAATCCCCTAAATGTCTTGGTGGGAATTTAGGGGATTTGGGGGAATTTTGCAAAGGTCTCCCTCTACCCAACCTCAAATTCTCTGCATTAGAATAGTATATTGCTCAAAAGGAGAATACATGACTACCTACTTCGTCTCGCGACATCTAGGCACAATTGAATGGATAAAGCAGCAACCTCAATGGCAGATAGATGAATTTACCCCACACCTGGACGCAACAAGAATTCAAGCGGGTGATGTGGTTTTAGGAACACTGCCTTTGCACTTGGCTGCGGAAGTGTGCAGTCGTGGCGCCAAGTTTTATTTTTTAATGTTGCCCCAACAATTTGCCGAACGCGGCAATGAACATACTGTCGCAGCCATGTCTGCCGCAGGCGCAACTTTACAGCGGTTTGAAGTCAAAAAAATCTCCGAATAAAACTTCAAGCTTCCTGAAAAACATTGATCCAGAAAATGCAATGAGACAAAAACGCAAAATCTTAATCGCCGTTACAGGCATGTCACCGCAAATTTTGACCGAAACCGTCTATGCCCTGTATACGCAGCAAAATTGGCTGCCTGATGAAATTTTTGTACTGACCACACAAACCGGCTACAACAATATCGTTCGTAATTTGCTTGGGGAAGACGGCTTTTTCACGCGCCTTTGCAAAGATTACAATCTGCCTGAAATTCAGTTCGGCGAACGGAATATCCATGTTATCCACGATGCCGACGGTGAAAAACTGAGTGATATCCGCACACCTGAAGAAAACAATTTGGCAGCGGATATGATTGTGAATTTTATCCGCCAACAATGCACCGATGATAAGACCGAGCTACACGTTTCCATCGCAGGCGGACGAAAATCCATGGGATTTTATATTGGTTATGCACTATCTTTGTTTGGTCGTCCGCAGGATAAGCTGTCGCACGTCCTGGTTACCGAAGGATTTGAAAACAACCCGCTTTTTTTCTATCCGACCCATTACGACAACTATATTTCCAAAAAGCCGTACGACCCCAATTGCACAGAAACCATTAATACGCGTGAAGCCAAAGTAATGCAGGCAGAAATTCCGTTTGTACGCATGAGTTACGGTTTGCCAAATTTGGCGCAGAATAATGTGAGCTACTCTGAAGCAGTACAACTCCTACAAAACAATTTAAAAGCTGACCGCATCATTTTAAATATCAAAAATTGCACCATTCAACTTGGGCAGGACAAACCCATTAAAATAGCCGACAAACGCTACTTTTTTGCCTATGCCGCATTAGCGCGGTTTCATTTGCAAAATAAAAGCATCAAGCTGATAAACCAAGCAGCATGCTATGACAACATTAAAAACAACAAATGGCAGCTTGGCGTATATCCCGAACTGGATGATTTTCAAACATGCTATTGGGACATCATGCAAATCAACGAACCGTCTCTCAAAAATGCTCCGAATCGTCAAGAGTTGTCAGAGCAGGCGCGCAATAGCGCATTGCAAAGTTTGCGCGAACTACCTTCCAAACTCCGTCTCATCTTAATGGAGAACTTTTCAGAATACGTTGCAGAACAATACGGCGTATTTAGCACAGGTACGCGCAAAACAACGCCTACATATTATTTAAAAATGCCGGTCGAAAAAATTGAAATTGTAGGGTAACAAAAAATCATTTTTTTAAGCTGCCAGCCCTATTTCCACTTTTACATGGAGTCTTACATGTCCCAAACCATCATTGCCCTCTGCACTGCCGAGCAACTGGCCTCCGCCATTCCCGATTGGCAACGATACGGCATTCAATTTGCAAACACATCAGAGCGCCTAAACCGCTTCCAAGCAGCCGATTGCATTTTGTGCTTGCCAGAGACGCCCGTTCCATTATTAAGTGCGGCATGGCAGCGTTTTTCCCAAAGCCGCTTTTTCATCTCACAGGGCAGACAGCAATGGTTGGACGGACAAACACGGCAATCTGTAGATTTCAATCAGCTGTTATCTACCCGCGAACAGCCTAAAAAAGAACAACAGGCAGTAACAACCCCTCCCCAACAAATACAAATCAAACAGTCCAGTAATCCGCCTGGTAACATGACAGACAACACACTATTGTTTGAAATATTCAAATTCGCCGCCTG
The DNA window shown above is from Neisseria sicca and carries:
- the csm6 gene encoding CRISPR-associated ring nuclease Csm6, producing MNILSQPCLPQAQLYSGLKSKKSPNKTSSFLKNIDPENAMRQKRKILIAVTGMSPQILTETVYALYTQQNWLPDEIFVLTTQTGYNNIVRNLLGEDGFFTRLCKDYNLPEIQFGERNIHVIHDADGEKLSDIRTPEENNLAADMIVNFIRQQCTDDKTELHVSIAGGRKSMGFYIGYALSLFGRPQDKLSHVLVTEGFENNPLFFYPTHYDNYISKKPYDPNCTETINTREAKVMQAEIPFVRMSYGLPNLAQNNVSYSEAVQLLQNNLKADRIILNIKNCTIQLGQDKPIKIADKRYFFAYAALARFHLQNKSIKLINQAACYDNIKNNKWQLGVYPELDDFQTCYWDIMQINEPSLKNAPNRQELSEQARNSALQSLRELPSKLRLILMENFSEYVAEQYGVFSTGTRKTTPTYYLKMPVEKIEIVG